In a genomic window of Polycladomyces abyssicola:
- a CDS encoding LrgB family protein, translating to MMVGQTGSLLVLTLLSYWAGYRLYQRIPHMLMSPVFTSTLIVIGVLWLSHTDYQTYQMANKPLTWLLGPAQVAMAVPLFRGWKLLKKHLSSVLTGVCGGTVSGMLTATLMGKILHLSTVTILSLAPKSATTPVAMMTSQAVGGVPELAAFFAVFTGILGVVAGPVILRWMGVRNILFKGLALGTAGQMIGAARASKWGDAAAAMGIVGMSVTALLIGLFTPLLILFLI from the coding sequence ATGATGGTCGGCCAAACCGGATCACTTCTCGTGTTGACGCTGTTATCCTACTGGGCGGGATACAGGCTTTATCAACGAATCCCCCATATGCTGATGAGCCCTGTGTTTACCAGCACGTTGATAGTGATAGGGGTTTTGTGGTTGAGCCATACGGATTACCAAACGTACCAAATGGCCAACAAGCCGCTGACCTGGCTTCTCGGCCCCGCCCAAGTGGCTATGGCAGTTCCCCTGTTTCGGGGCTGGAAACTGTTGAAGAAACATCTCTCTTCCGTTTTGACCGGGGTTTGTGGTGGGACGGTATCGGGGATGCTGACAGCGACGTTGATGGGCAAGATCTTGCATCTGAGTACGGTGACGATCCTCTCTTTGGCACCCAAGTCTGCGACTACACCCGTTGCGATGATGACTTCCCAAGCGGTGGGGGGCGTGCCGGAATTGGCTGCGTTTTTTGCTGTTTTTACAGGGATTCTCGGGGTGGTGGCGGGCCCTGTCATCCTTCGCTGGATGGGAGTTCGCAATATCCTGTTCAAAGGGCTTGCACTCGGCACCGCCGGGCAGATGATCGGAGCCGCCCGTGCCTCAAAATGGGGCGATGCCGCCGCCGCCATGGGCATTGTTGGCATGAGTGTGACTGCCCTGTTGATCGGATTGTTTACGCCCCTGCTGATACTGTTCCTCATATGA
- a CDS encoding CidA/LrgA family protein translates to MNGKKPPVWFVTVEILILFLVFLLGDAVVRLMKWPIPLGLLGMGILFILLATDKVRVHLFEVSSRFFVRHIVLLLLPAIVGVIRFWPVLKKEGWKLGLILVVSTIAVLVAMAGIARITKAKGEE, encoded by the coding sequence ATGAACGGCAAAAAGCCGCCTGTATGGTTCGTGACCGTAGAGATCCTCATCCTGTTCCTGGTGTTCCTGTTGGGAGATGCGGTGGTTCGTCTGATGAAATGGCCCATACCGCTGGGGTTGTTGGGGATGGGCATTCTTTTCATCCTGTTGGCTACAGACAAGGTGCGGGTACATTTGTTTGAGGTTTCCAGTCGATTCTTTGTTCGCCACATCGTATTGCTTCTTCTGCCAGCGATCGTCGGTGTCATTCGGTTTTGGCCCGTTCTGAAAAAAGAGGGATGGAAGCTGGGACTGATTTTGGTGGTCAGCACGATAGCGGTTCTGGTTGCAATGGCAGGGATTGCCCGCATCACCAAAGCGAAGGGGGAGGAATGA
- a CDS encoding DUF420 domain-containing protein, giving the protein MSISMLLATVSTSCTVTSAICMAAGWVAIKKKKVDVHKRLMWLSVFFASLFFVLYMSRTVLIGNTAFGGPESLKTAYNVFLAVHIFLTILSPVLVITTMTFAYRKRFDRHKRLGRRAAVIWFVTAITGVLVYLLLFVIFPPGPTTNHFQ; this is encoded by the coding sequence GTGTCGATTTCGATGTTACTTGCAACCGTCAGCACGTCTTGTACGGTCACCAGCGCCATTTGCATGGCTGCGGGATGGGTGGCCATCAAGAAAAAGAAAGTGGACGTGCACAAACGGTTGATGTGGCTGTCTGTCTTTTTTGCATCTCTGTTTTTTGTCCTCTATATGTCACGGACGGTGTTGATCGGCAATACCGCTTTTGGCGGCCCGGAAAGTCTGAAAACCGCCTACAACGTGTTTTTGGCGGTCCATATCTTTTTGACCATCCTTTCGCCGGTTCTGGTAATCACGACGATGACTTTCGCTTATCGGAAACGATTTGACCGCCACAAGCGACTCGGTCGACGTGCTGCAGTGATCTGGTTTGTCACCGCAATCACGGGAGTTCTGGTGTACTTGCTGTTGTTCGTGATTTTCCCTCCAGGTCCGACCACCAATCATTTTCAGTAA
- a CDS encoding cytochrome c oxidase assembly protein, with product MMHSHMHHAAHAGSPAASWFHWEAILIVLILGIGYAWYTGPRQKRMATTSPVPTHQKVWFYTGLMLIYAAHGSPLVDWGHISFSVHMLQQSIMYLMVPPAILLGMPPDAARAIVKRLPKGLFAFLTQPLISILLFNLLFSLYHVPVIFDTLMSQTWYHVISHTLLILTAFMMWWPVVCPVPELDKLSELKKIAYIFANGILITPACALIIFARDLLYASYGHVQVFGFLPPIDDQQFGGVIMKIIQEIVYGTALGITFFRWVKKERAKSDEQTDAIAVRMSTAESDGHA from the coding sequence ATGATGCACTCTCATATGCACCATGCCGCGCATGCCGGATCGCCGGCCGCGAGCTGGTTTCATTGGGAAGCGATTTTGATCGTACTGATTTTGGGAATCGGTTATGCGTGGTACACGGGACCGCGACAAAAACGCATGGCTACGACAAGTCCGGTACCCACTCATCAAAAAGTGTGGTTTTACACAGGATTGATGTTGATCTATGCCGCACACGGCAGCCCGTTGGTCGATTGGGGGCATATATCGTTCAGTGTGCATATGCTCCAGCAATCCATCATGTATTTGATGGTGCCACCGGCCATTTTGCTGGGAATGCCGCCAGATGCGGCCAGAGCGATCGTCAAGCGGTTACCCAAGGGCTTGTTCGCGTTTTTGACCCAACCGTTGATTTCGATATTGCTGTTTAACCTGCTTTTTTCGTTGTATCATGTGCCGGTCATCTTTGACACACTGATGAGTCAGACATGGTATCATGTCATCAGCCACACGCTGTTGATCTTGACCGCCTTCATGATGTGGTGGCCGGTGGTGTGTCCCGTACCCGAATTGGACAAACTGAGCGAGCTGAAGAAAATCGCGTATATTTTTGCCAATGGCATCTTGATCACACCAGCTTGCGCACTCATCATCTTTGCCCGCGATCTGTTGTACGCGTCGTACGGGCATGTGCAGGTTTTTGGTTTCCTGCCACCGATCGATGATCAGCAATTTGGTGGTGTGATCATGAAGATCATTCAGGAAATCGTGTATGGAACGGCGTTGGGAATTACCTTTTTCCGTTGGGTGAAAAAAGAACGCGCCAAAAGCGATGAGCAAACGGATGCGATCGCTGTTCGTATGAGTACAGCGGAGAGCGACGGGCATGCGTGA
- a CDS encoding cytochrome C oxidase subunit IV family protein, which produces MQTSTQTTTSQQSAKKQESVGKHLLSFAVMIVLTAIAFAAVGLKIIPNHLVIPVLLVMAAIQVFLQLFTFMHLDQKGSLFPIIFIFAGIFVAIVSAFGIFMLL; this is translated from the coding sequence GTGCAAACGTCGACTCAAACGACGACCTCCCAACAGTCGGCGAAAAAACAAGAGAGTGTGGGCAAACATCTCTTGTCTTTCGCCGTGATGATCGTATTGACCGCGATTGCGTTCGCGGCGGTCGGTTTGAAAATCATTCCGAACCATCTGGTGATTCCGGTATTGTTGGTGATGGCGGCGATTCAGGTGTTCCTCCAATTGTTTACCTTCATGCACCTGGATCAGAAAGGAAGTTTGTTCCCGATCATCTTCATCTTTGCGGGGATCTTTGTCGCCATCGTATCCGCATTCGGGATCTTCATGCTGTTGTAA
- a CDS encoding cytochrome (ubi)quinol oxidase subunit III, with translation MSDHNQLSMAPEMPHHTETSTLEGKNKILGFWFFLGAETVLFACLFGTYLALRHSTMGGPTSEELFSLPMVAAATVILLTSSLTSVLGILGMHRENVKTMLFWFGVTVLLGLAFLGLEIYEFIEYVHEGHTFTRSAFGSSFYTLVGTHGSHVLFGVIWITTLIYQGWKKGITKETAPKFYVASLYWHFIDVVWVFIFTVVYLLGMIS, from the coding sequence ATGAGTGATCACAATCAACTGAGCATGGCTCCGGAGATGCCTCATCACACGGAAACCTCAACATTGGAAGGGAAAAACAAGATCCTGGGTTTCTGGTTTTTCCTCGGTGCCGAAACTGTGTTGTTCGCTTGCTTGTTCGGAACGTACCTGGCTCTTCGTCATTCCACGATGGGCGGCCCGACCTCGGAAGAGCTGTTCAGCCTTCCGATGGTCGCTGCTGCGACCGTCATTCTGTTGACCAGCAGCCTGACCAGTGTACTCGGCATTTTGGGCATGCACCGCGAAAATGTGAAGACGATGCTCTTCTGGTTCGGCGTGACGGTTCTGTTGGGCTTGGCTTTCTTGGGATTGGAGATCTACGAGTTTATCGAATACGTACATGAAGGACACACCTTTACCCGGAGCGCTTTCGGCTCTTCGTTCTACACGCTGGTGGGTACGCACGGAAGCCACGTGCTGTTTGGCGTCATCTGGATCACGACCCTGATTTACCAGGGATGGAAAAAAGGCATCACCAAGGAAACGGCGCCGAAATTCTACGTCGCCAGCTTGTACTGGCACTTTATCGACGTGGTTTGGGTGTTCATCTTCACCGTCGTATACCTGTTGGGTATGATTTCCTAA
- the ctaD gene encoding cytochrome c oxidase subunit I, translating to MFIVAIFTGGYNDRFLERVRNHWLWDWLTTVDHKKIGIMYFLSGFFFLLVGGIEALLIRMQLIVPNNDFMVGDTFNQLLTMHGTTMIFLAAMPMIFGLMNVVVPLQIGARDVAFPFMNALGFWLFLAGGLLLNFSWLFGGAPDAGWTGYPLLALNQFSPGPGVDYYVLGLQIAGLSSMMGAINFLVTIVNMRAPGMTFLRMPLFTWGAFITSALLVFALPPLTVGLFELMFDRLFGSHFYDVAGGGDPVIWQHLFWIFGHPEVYILVLPAFGVMSEVIATFSKKRLFGYSSMVFAMVLIGFLGFMVWVHHMFTVGLGPMSNAVFAIATMTIAVPTGIKIFNWLFTMWGGRIRFTTPMLFAVGFIPTFVIGGVTGVMLAVPPADFQYHDTYFVVAHFHYVIIGGTIFGLFAGMYYWWPKMFGKKLNETLGRWHFWLFLIGFHLTFLVQHWLGLWGMPRRVFTYQPGYGLEWGNQLSTAGALLMGVSMIFLLVNIAVTARRGEKAGADPWDGRTLEWAIPSPAPEYNFAQLPLVRDVDALWYAKMNGKKGIEPAEPIGSIHMPSPSYLPILMAIGFFIAGFGFVMRAIPAAVLGLIMVFLTMFMRSFDHDPGYHIEPEEIEATEKGARA from the coding sequence ATGTTCATCGTGGCCATCTTCACCGGCGGTTACAACGATCGCTTCCTTGAGCGGGTGCGTAACCATTGGCTGTGGGACTGGTTGACCACTGTCGATCATAAAAAGATTGGGATCATGTATTTTCTCTCCGGTTTCTTCTTTCTCCTAGTCGGCGGCATCGAAGCCTTGCTGATTCGGATGCAGTTGATCGTTCCGAACAACGATTTCATGGTGGGCGACACGTTTAACCAACTGCTTACCATGCACGGAACGACGATGATCTTCCTGGCGGCCATGCCGATGATCTTCGGCTTAATGAACGTGGTTGTTCCGTTGCAAATCGGTGCACGCGACGTGGCGTTCCCGTTCATGAACGCATTGGGCTTCTGGCTGTTCCTCGCCGGGGGATTGTTGCTCAACTTCAGCTGGTTGTTCGGTGGTGCACCGGATGCCGGGTGGACGGGTTATCCCTTATTGGCGTTGAACCAATTCAGCCCGGGACCGGGTGTGGATTATTACGTGCTCGGGTTGCAGATCGCCGGGCTCTCGAGTATGATGGGGGCCATCAACTTCCTGGTGACGATCGTAAACATGCGTGCGCCCGGGATGACGTTCCTGCGCATGCCGTTGTTCACCTGGGGAGCGTTCATCACGTCCGCGCTTCTTGTGTTCGCTCTTCCGCCTTTGACGGTAGGATTGTTCGAGCTCATGTTTGACCGCTTGTTCGGTTCGCACTTCTATGATGTGGCCGGTGGCGGTGACCCGGTGATCTGGCAACACTTGTTTTGGATTTTCGGGCATCCGGAAGTGTACATCTTAGTTTTGCCCGCTTTTGGAGTCATGTCTGAAGTCATCGCGACGTTTTCCAAAAAACGTCTGTTTGGATACTCCTCTATGGTATTCGCGATGGTGCTGATCGGATTCTTGGGCTTCATGGTGTGGGTCCACCATATGTTTACCGTGGGTCTGGGACCGATGTCCAACGCCGTTTTTGCGATCGCGACGATGACCATTGCAGTTCCGACGGGGATCAAAATATTCAACTGGCTGTTTACCATGTGGGGCGGACGTATCCGGTTCACCACACCGATGCTGTTCGCGGTCGGTTTCATCCCGACATTCGTAATCGGTGGAGTGACGGGGGTCATGTTAGCGGTTCCGCCGGCTGACTTTCAGTACCATGACACCTACTTCGTTGTGGCCCACTTCCATTACGTGATCATCGGGGGAACGATCTTCGGATTGTTTGCCGGCATGTATTACTGGTGGCCGAAAATGTTTGGCAAAAAGCTGAACGAAACGTTGGGACGCTGGCATTTCTGGCTGTTCCTGATCGGATTCCACCTGACGTTCTTGGTGCAACATTGGTTGGGACTTTGGGGGATGCCGCGCCGGGTGTTCACCTATCAACCGGGTTACGGATTGGAATGGGGGAACCAGCTGAGCACGGCTGGTGCGCTTTTGATGGGTGTCTCCATGATCTTCTTGCTGGTGAACATAGCCGTCACCGCACGTCGCGGGGAAAAGGCCGGTGCCGATCCGTGGGATGGCCGGACGCTGGAATGGGCGATTCCCTCTCCGGCGCCGGAATACAACTTTGCACAGTTGCCGCTGGTGCGTGATGTGGATGCCCTGTGGTACGCGAAAATGAACGGCAAGAAAGGAATAGAGCCGGCTGAGCCGATCGGTTCGATTCATATGCCGTCTCCATCCTATCTGCCGATATTGATGGCAATCGGCTTCTTCATCGCCGGTTTCGGTTTCGTCATGAGGGCGATCCCGGCTGCCGTGCTCGGCTTGATCATGGTCTTCCTCACCATGTTTATGCGTTCGTTTGATCATGATCCCGGTTACCATATCGAACCTGAGGAAATTGAGGCTACGGAGAAGGGGGCGAGAGCATGA
- the coxB gene encoding cytochrome c oxidase subunit II, with protein sequence MLRRRQHLWRYLFVFAALALLLTGCGDPRLNSLDPSGPAGRVQLSLIQLSFWIMFGVLTVVTIIYVYVLVRFRERPGQNEIPKQVEGNTKLEILWTVIPIVLLAVLAVPTVSTTFSLSKKSPQGQAIEVKVVGHQYWWEFIYPQYGFRTSQELHIPVGKKVHFEVTSTDVIHAFWVPNLGGKVDAIPGKKNYMWLQADKPGRYAGKCAELCGASHALMDFTVIAQTQQDFDKWVKAQQHPQSMATNKTLEQGKKLVAQNCIGCHAVRGAGFRYEGKKGPELTGFGQRTTIAGFLPHDEKHLQAWLKNPQAFKPGARMPKIGYLDDQEMKALTQYLMSLK encoded by the coding sequence GTGTTGAGACGACGGCAACATTTGTGGCGTTATCTGTTCGTGTTTGCGGCACTGGCGCTTCTATTGACCGGTTGTGGTGACCCGAGGTTGAACTCCCTGGATCCTTCGGGACCCGCTGGGAGAGTGCAATTATCTTTGATCCAGCTCAGCTTTTGGATCATGTTCGGTGTTTTAACCGTTGTGACGATCATTTACGTTTATGTATTGGTTCGTTTCCGGGAGCGCCCGGGGCAAAACGAAATACCAAAGCAGGTTGAAGGCAACACTAAATTAGAAATTCTCTGGACGGTCATCCCGATCGTCTTGTTGGCGGTACTGGCGGTACCGACCGTATCGACCACCTTCTCCTTGTCGAAAAAATCGCCGCAAGGGCAAGCCATTGAGGTGAAAGTGGTCGGGCATCAATACTGGTGGGAGTTTATCTATCCGCAATACGGATTCCGTACTTCTCAGGAGTTGCACATCCCGGTGGGGAAAAAAGTGCACTTTGAGGTTACTTCGACAGACGTGATTCACGCATTCTGGGTGCCTAACTTGGGTGGTAAAGTTGATGCCATCCCCGGAAAGAAAAATTATATGTGGTTACAGGCTGACAAACCGGGGCGTTATGCCGGGAAATGTGCAGAACTTTGTGGCGCAAGTCACGCATTGATGGATTTCACCGTGATCGCACAAACGCAACAAGATTTTGATAAGTGGGTCAAAGCGCAGCAACATCCGCAGTCCATGGCAACGAACAAGACGCTGGAACAAGGGAAAAAACTGGTGGCACAAAACTGCATCGGCTGTCACGCTGTGCGTGGTGCCGGTTTCCGCTATGAAGGGAAAAAGGGACCGGAACTGACCGGCTTCGGCCAGCGGACGACGATTGCCGGATTCCTCCCGCATGACGAAAAGCATTTGCAGGCATGGCTGAAAAATCCGCAAGCCTTCAAACCGGGTGCTCGGATGCCGAAGATCGGTTACTTGGACGATCAAGAGATGAAGGCGCTCACTCAATACTTAATGAGTTTGAAATAA
- the cyoE gene encoding heme o synthase, with protein MERPLTRETSVDPIMSSEAFTATPSRATWRDYLNITKPGINVSNLLAAFTGFWLAGPRSLDLTLLFFTLLGTALVIAGGCTLNNFIDRDIDPSMARTRNRPVAAGRIAPSTALWMGIVLTVAGISVLALGANPLAAVLGMIGFFVYVMVYTAWLKRTTTLNTVIGGISGAVPPMIGWTAVTGNVDLPAWILFLILFMWQPPHFLALAMRKVEDYRAAGVPMLPVVRGFMETKRQIMVYVAAMIPSSLFLYHTGVVGKIYFVTAIVLGVIYLVLSIAGFFTKDDDRWARQMFLYSLVYLTAILLVMIVDKVPPVAG; from the coding sequence GTGGAACGACCGTTGACACGTGAAACGTCCGTCGATCCCATCATGTCGTCCGAAGCGTTTACGGCGACTCCAAGCAGAGCGACATGGCGAGATTATCTCAACATCACAAAGCCCGGTATCAATGTCTCCAATCTGTTGGCGGCGTTTACCGGGTTTTGGTTGGCCGGACCTCGTTCGCTTGACCTCACTTTGCTGTTCTTCACATTATTGGGAACCGCTTTGGTCATCGCCGGGGGATGCACACTTAACAATTTCATCGATCGGGATATTGACCCTTCGATGGCACGAACCCGTAACCGCCCCGTAGCTGCCGGACGAATCGCTCCTTCTACCGCTTTGTGGATGGGCATCGTGCTGACGGTGGCCGGCATCTCAGTATTGGCGCTGGGAGCCAATCCGTTGGCGGCGGTTTTGGGGATGATTGGCTTTTTTGTGTATGTTATGGTTTACACTGCTTGGCTGAAACGGACGACGACGTTGAACACAGTGATCGGTGGAATTTCCGGTGCCGTACCGCCGATGATCGGTTGGACGGCTGTAACCGGCAATGTGGATCTTCCCGCTTGGATTTTGTTTCTCATCTTGTTCATGTGGCAACCGCCGCATTTCTTGGCATTGGCCATGCGAAAAGTGGAAGATTACCGAGCTGCGGGTGTTCCGATGCTTCCCGTCGTCCGTGGTTTTATGGAGACCAAACGGCAAATCATGGTGTACGTGGCAGCGATGATCCCGTCATCCCTCTTCCTGTACCATACGGGGGTCGTCGGGAAGATTTACTTTGTCACTGCCATCGTTCTCGGGGTCATCTACTTGGTTTTGTCGATCGCCGGCTTCTTTACGAAGGACGATGATCGATGGGCACGGCAGATGTTCTTGTATTCATTGGTTTATTTGACGGCCATCCTCTTGGTGATGATAGTGGATAAAGTGCCTCCCGTCGCCGGATGA
- a CDS encoding anti-sigma regulatory factor, whose translation MRKRFRVRYEWDIVSIRSEIREIAGQVGFDELDQARIVQSVSELARNVVHYAEKGLILVETVERDGKEGLRILVQDLGPGITDMEEVFRKMDTPTVTENSGLQQVRSLMDEFSIQSVEGKGTCVEVIKWLKTAKTIQDS comes from the coding sequence GTGAGAAAGAGATTCCGGGTTCGATATGAATGGGATATCGTGTCCATCCGCAGTGAAATTCGGGAGATTGCAGGCCAGGTGGGGTTTGATGAGCTGGATCAGGCACGGATCGTTCAGTCGGTTTCCGAATTAGCCCGGAATGTGGTTCACTATGCGGAAAAGGGACTGATACTCGTTGAGACCGTGGAACGGGATGGGAAAGAAGGATTGCGTATTTTGGTGCAGGACTTGGGTCCCGGCATCACGGATATGGAAGAAGTGTTTCGTAAGATGGATACCCCAACCGTCACTGAAAATTCCGGCTTGCAACAGGTGAGAAGTTTGATGGACGAATTTTCGATTCAATCTGTCGAGGGCAAAGGTACTTGCGTGGAAGTAATTAAATGGCTGAAGACGGCGAAAACGATTCAAGACAGCTGA
- a CDS encoding ABC transporter ATP-binding protein: protein MGSIRRYLRFVRPYRKHIVWTMVVGICKFGIPLLLPLVLKYAVDDILLVQLPAEEKVRRLLWLLAGTFLIFTFIRYPIEYYRQYFAQWTASKVLFDIRNRLFDHLQKLSLRFYHNQKVGQIISRVIHDVEQTKEFVVTGMMNVWLDLFTISFAAAAMAWMDPLMTVIALSVFPLYGVAVKYFYQRLRQRTKQRSQALAELQGHLHERIQGISVIRAFHLEAHEQSQFLQRNRHFLDKALAHTRWNAQTFAVINTITDLAPILVIGFSSYYVIHGHMSIGEMTAFYGYVGLIYSPIRRLVNASTTLTQALASMDRVFELMDEPYEITDRPDAVPLLQAEGRIRFENVTFRYHEHADPVLTSVDLTIEPGQTVALVGPSGGGKSTIVSLIPRFYDVQTGSVSVDGRDVRDWTLASLRSHIGMVLQDNILFSGSVLDNIRMGRPTASFEEVVAAAKAANAHDFIMELKDGYETEIGERGVKLSGGQKQRIALARVFLKDPTILILDEATSALDLQSERLIQESLDRLAKDRTTIIVAHRLSTITHADRIYYIDEGRVKESGTHEELMSLGGNYARLFAMQHLERHEKTVSR, encoded by the coding sequence ATGGGCAGTATTCGGAGGTATCTCCGTTTTGTACGGCCCTATCGGAAGCACATTGTGTGGACGATGGTGGTCGGCATATGCAAATTCGGGATTCCCTTGTTGCTGCCATTGGTTCTGAAATATGCCGTAGACGACATATTATTGGTCCAGCTGCCCGCAGAAGAGAAAGTCAGACGGTTACTTTGGCTGTTGGCGGGGACTTTTCTCATTTTCACTTTCATTCGTTATCCAATTGAATATTACCGGCAATATTTCGCCCAATGGACGGCGAGCAAGGTATTGTTTGACATACGTAACCGGTTGTTTGATCACCTGCAAAAGTTGTCATTGCGGTTTTATCATAATCAGAAAGTGGGACAGATTATTTCCCGGGTAATTCACGATGTCGAACAGACAAAAGAGTTTGTCGTGACCGGGATGATGAATGTTTGGCTGGATTTGTTCACCATTTCGTTTGCTGCAGCAGCGATGGCGTGGATGGATCCGTTGATGACAGTGATCGCTTTATCTGTGTTTCCCTTGTATGGCGTGGCGGTCAAATACTTTTATCAGCGCCTGCGCCAGCGGACCAAACAGCGTTCCCAGGCGCTCGCTGAGCTGCAAGGGCATTTGCACGAACGCATTCAGGGGATTTCCGTTATCCGTGCCTTTCACTTGGAAGCGCATGAACAGAGCCAGTTTTTACAGCGCAATAGGCATTTTCTCGATAAAGCATTGGCCCATACCCGTTGGAACGCGCAAACATTTGCAGTCATCAACACCATCACCGATTTGGCTCCCATTTTGGTCATCGGATTTTCCAGCTATTATGTCATACACGGTCATATGAGTATCGGGGAAATGACCGCATTTTACGGATACGTGGGATTGATCTACTCCCCGATCCGCCGGCTGGTCAACGCATCCACCACATTGACCCAAGCATTGGCATCGATGGATCGTGTGTTCGAGCTGATGGACGAACCGTATGAGATTACGGACCGCCCTGACGCTGTCCCTCTCTTACAGGCCGAAGGCCGCATCCGTTTTGAAAACGTGACATTTCGTTATCATGAACATGCTGATCCGGTGTTGACCTCAGTTGATTTGACCATTGAACCGGGGCAGACCGTCGCCTTGGTCGGTCCCAGCGGAGGGGGTAAATCCACCATTGTTTCGTTGATTCCCCGTTTTTATGACGTTCAAACGGGGAGTGTAAGTGTAGACGGCAGAGATGTACGAGATTGGACGCTGGCCAGTTTGCGCAGTCACATTGGCATGGTGTTGCAGGATAACATTTTGTTCAGTGGAAGTGTGTTGGATAATATCCGGATGGGACGACCGACGGCTTCCTTCGAAGAGGTGGTGGCCGCCGCGAAAGCAGCCAACGCACATGATTTCATCATGGAATTGAAAGACGGATACGAAACAGAAATCGGGGAACGAGGCGTCAAACTGTCCGGTGGACAAAAACAACGCATTGCCTTGGCACGTGTTTTTTTGAAAGACCCCACCATTCTGATTTTGGATGAAGCGACGTCCGCATTGGATTTGCAGTCCGAACGCCTGATTCAGGAATCGCTGGATCGGTTGGCGAAAGATCGCACGACCATTATCGTGGCGCATCGTCTCTCCACTATCACCCATGCCGATCGCATCTACTACATTGATGAAGGACGGGTGAAGGAATCGGGCACGCATGAGGAGTTGATGTCCCTCGGCGGGAACTATGCAAGATTGTTTGCCATGCAGCATTTGGAGCGCCACGAGAAAACGGTCAGTCGTTGA
- a CDS encoding serine hydrolase domain-containing protein: MSVRRPKRGWRWLLLGVAMTIGVSVKGEVPILSSIMIRQPEGIEMKQNKWNEIDGIMQQAVEKGVIPGGVVLVARNGMIAKVQAYGWAARYREDRKTLLPQAVQATTNTVYDVASLTKLFTATAVMQLVEQGRISLDVPVVRYLSDFTGEGKESITIRHLLSHTSGLPANLPLYRTPGPPEKRLRVAMEAKPVATPGTRCIYSDIGYMVLGELVHRVSGKSLDQYMQEQILQPLSMSSTAFRPPSTWKARIAPTEEQTVPSRGLVWSEVHDENAWALGGVAGHAGLFSTVSDLARFGQMFLNEGSLDGVRVLHPSSVREMFRLQTPGLPHANRGLGWELHQPWYMGEHADGKRAGHTGFTGTSIVLDRETGWMLIVLTNRVHPTREGPSISNMRKRLADAVEKIIEQ; encoded by the coding sequence GTGAGCGTGAGAAGGCCAAAACGTGGATGGCGTTGGTTGTTGTTGGGCGTAGCCATGACGATCGGTGTGTCGGTCAAAGGGGAGGTACCCATTCTGTCTTCGATCATGATCCGACAGCCGGAGGGTATAGAGATGAAGCAGAACAAATGGAATGAAATCGACGGGATCATGCAACAAGCTGTGGAAAAAGGAGTGATTCCCGGAGGTGTCGTGCTGGTGGCCCGAAACGGTATGATTGCCAAAGTGCAGGCATATGGTTGGGCCGCACGGTATCGGGAAGACCGAAAAACCCTCCTGCCACAAGCAGTCCAAGCCACGACGAATACCGTTTATGATGTGGCTTCGTTAACCAAATTATTCACGGCAACAGCAGTGATGCAATTGGTTGAACAGGGGCGGATCTCGTTGGATGTACCTGTGGTACGGTATCTTTCCGATTTCACCGGTGAAGGAAAAGAATCCATCACCATTCGTCATTTGCTTTCCCATACGAGCGGATTGCCGGCCAATTTGCCGTTATACAGAACTCCCGGCCCACCGGAAAAACGGTTACGGGTGGCAATGGAGGCAAAACCCGTAGCAACTCCCGGAACCCGATGCATATACAGTGATATCGGCTATATGGTGTTGGGCGAATTGGTTCATCGTGTTTCGGGAAAGTCTCTGGATCAATATATGCAAGAGCAAATCCTGCAACCACTCTCCATGTCTTCCACTGCATTTCGGCCGCCAAGCACATGGAAAGCGCGGATCGCGCCAACTGAGGAGCAAACCGTTCCTTCGCGCGGTCTCGTTTGGAGCGAGGTACACGATGAAAACGCCTGGGCGTTGGGAGGAGTGGCGGGGCATGCAGGATTGTTTTCCACGGTAAGTGATCTCGCGCGGTTCGGTCAGATGTTTTTAAACGAAGGATCATTGGATGGAGTGAGGGTGCTTCACCCGTCATCCGTTCGGGAAATGTTCCGGTTGCAAACACCCGGACTTCCCCATGCGAATCGCGGTCTTGGGTGGGAGCTTCATCAACCGTGGTATATGGGAGAGCATGCTGATGGGAAACGGGCAGGCCACACCGGTTTTACGGGAACGTCCATCGTCTTGGATCGGGAGACTGGTTGGATGCTCATTGTTTTGACCAATCGGGTCCATCCCACGCGAGAAGGACCATCCATCTCCAATATGCGCAAACGGTTGGCCGATGCGGTGGAAAAGATCATTGAACAGTAA